The proteins below come from a single Acaryochloris sp. CCMEE 5410 genomic window:
- a CDS encoding diguanylate cyclase domain-containing protein, with amino-acid sequence MQAAHLSILMIDDDEQDVEIVRELLSISHDFPVDLLHCSDLVSGFELLESEIEIDLVLLDLCIAGTVGLDLFRQVNQAFPLTPVIILSGNSDEAVALKAMQEGAQDYLVKGRFTSSHLRRSIQYAVERQSLLLELDAKNRTLQSLSEQLELANQQLEELVTIDGLTQVNNRRCFDETFLSEWNRLCRENHPLSLIMCDVDHFKAFNDTYGHQAGDVCLRQVAQAIAKVAKRPADCVARYGGEEFAIILPNTDLDGAIQVAETIRSTIQELAIPHQHSSTGNNVTASLGVASQVPDENVAPSILIEAADRALYVAKQQGRDRVQTHQKDCASLESRRTLELVGRLQQALHQQKAKRRGKLRLRPGALFTSQ; translated from the coding sequence ATGCAAGCTGCTCATCTCAGTATTCTAATGATCGATGATGACGAGCAGGATGTAGAAATTGTTCGGGAATTGCTGAGTATCAGCCATGATTTCCCTGTAGATCTTTTACACTGTTCCGATCTAGTGAGTGGGTTTGAGTTATTAGAGTCTGAGATTGAGATTGATCTTGTTCTATTGGATTTGTGTATTGCAGGAACTGTAGGACTTGATTTATTCCGCCAAGTCAATCAAGCGTTTCCTTTAACACCCGTAATTATATTGAGTGGCAATTCAGATGAAGCAGTCGCGCTGAAGGCGATGCAAGAAGGTGCCCAAGACTATTTAGTGAAAGGACGATTTACAAGTAGTCATTTACGTCGTTCTATTCAGTATGCCGTTGAACGCCAAAGCTTATTATTGGAACTAGATGCAAAAAATCGAACTCTGCAATCTCTGTCTGAACAGCTTGAACTTGCCAATCAGCAGTTGGAAGAACTGGTAACGATAGATGGTTTAACTCAAGTCAACAATCGTCGTTGCTTTGATGAGACCTTTTTATCGGAATGGAATAGATTGTGCCGAGAGAATCATCCCTTATCCTTGATTATGTGCGATGTCGATCACTTCAAGGCCTTTAACGATACCTATGGTCACCAGGCTGGAGATGTTTGTCTACGGCAAGTTGCCCAAGCCATAGCTAAAGTAGCCAAACGACCTGCCGATTGTGTTGCTCGCTATGGAGGGGAAGAGTTTGCCATTATCTTACCGAATACCGATTTAGATGGGGCAATCCAAGTTGCTGAGACAATCCGCAGTACGATTCAGGAGCTTGCGATTCCTCACCAACACTCTTCGACAGGAAATAACGTTACTGCAAGCTTAGGGGTTGCCAGTCAGGTCCCTGATGAGAATGTGGCCCCCTCAATTTTGATCGAAGCGGCAGATCGAGCTTTGTATGTGGCTAAGCAACAGGGGCGCGATCGCGTCCAGACTCATCAAAAAGATTGTGCTTCTTTGGAGTCTCGACGAACATTGGAATTAGTCGGACGTTTACAGCAAGCCCTCCATCAGCAAAAAGCAAAGCGGCGGGGTAAGCTACGTTTGAGACCTGGAGCACTGTTTACATCCCAATAG
- a CDS encoding M23 family metallopeptidase, producing MPCITLDQLLLSILSKNIWIGERLVQQGMSDQAPQQRPPSISQRNFGNQRPLVSFLTRMHQSPYLWMTSGLGLILVLLAIFHPYSPFKTHLTGTMGGADIAKDDPPIAQPPQEIKPTANLRLLTLALHEQPTVDSPLEGFCHPLWGQGWLSQGIRGVTHNGRMEYAYDYAAGIGTPVYAMRSGRVISIQDKYPDRGGGKEQIHRFNHVWLEHDGGYRSAYVHLQQGFRHRVNLKVGDQVKAGQIIGYSGNSGWSSGPHLHVEVHRAEEPFQFTQTVPFAIASSCSLGRQATELATKSPTVVDSP from the coding sequence ATGCCATGCATCACTCTAGATCAGCTTCTTCTATCAATTCTTTCAAAGAACATCTGGATTGGTGAACGCCTCGTGCAACAAGGAATGAGTGATCAAGCTCCTCAGCAACGTCCCCCTTCAATTTCACAACGTAATTTCGGTAATCAGAGGCCCCTGGTCTCTTTTCTCACCAGGATGCACCAGTCCCCCTATCTATGGATGACTTCAGGGTTGGGACTCATATTAGTGCTATTAGCGATTTTCCATCCCTATAGCCCTTTTAAAACTCACTTGACCGGCACAATGGGGGGCGCAGATATTGCTAAGGATGATCCCCCTATTGCCCAGCCTCCACAGGAAATTAAGCCGACAGCCAATCTGAGGTTATTGACCTTGGCTCTCCATGAGCAGCCGACCGTTGACTCGCCTTTGGAAGGTTTTTGCCATCCGCTCTGGGGACAAGGATGGCTGAGTCAAGGGATACGAGGGGTCACCCACAATGGTCGGATGGAATATGCCTATGATTATGCAGCTGGGATTGGTACGCCAGTCTATGCGATGCGATCAGGGCGAGTCATCAGTATCCAAGATAAATACCCTGATCGTGGGGGCGGCAAAGAACAAATTCATCGATTTAATCACGTCTGGTTGGAACATGATGGTGGGTACCGTTCTGCTTATGTTCACCTGCAACAAGGATTTCGCCACCGGGTGAACCTTAAAGTTGGGGATCAAGTTAAGGCCGGACAGATTATTGGCTATAGCGGTAACTCTGGCTGGAGTAGTGGGCCACATCTTCATGTAGAGGTCCATCGTGCCGAAGAACCCTTTCAGTTCACCCAAACCGTTCCCTTTGCGATTGCTAGCTCCTGTAGTCTGGGGCGTCAGGCTACAGAACTCGCAACTAAATCGCCGAC